Proteins encoded by one window of Planktothrix tepida PCC 9214:
- a CDS encoding DUF29 family protein, with protein MVQELTDLRNCILEQRYQDALDIIDELEEMGKQAILRNIESFLVWLFIHLLKNQVEKRLTNSWIASVSDSIIQIKKLNLKANKNSYYIQPDQWQPYLEEAIEQAIRPASIEILEGSLKSTQLSAMIEQNVLLNIAQKLLNLTYEYPVKDLPHRIDQELAQLPGGQDWFDQL; from the coding sequence ATGGTTCAAGAACTAACTGACTTAAGAAATTGTATTTTAGAACAACGTTATCAAGATGCTTTAGACATTATTGATGAACTTGAAGAAATGGGAAAACAAGCAATTCTGAGAAACATAGAATCTTTTTTGGTTTGGCTGTTTATCCATTTACTCAAAAATCAAGTTGAAAAGCGATTAACCAATTCTTGGATTGCTTCAGTATCGGATTCTATCATCCAAATCAAAAAACTGAATTTAAAAGCCAATAAAAATTCTTATTATATTCAACCTGATCAATGGCAACCTTATTTAGAAGAAGCAATTGAGCAAGCTATTCGTCCTGCAAGTATAGAAATATTAGAAGGTAGCTTAAAATCAACTCAACTCTCAGCAATGATTGAGCAAAATGTATTATTAAATATAGCCCAAAAATTACTCAATTTAACTTATGAATATCCCGTTAAAGATTTACCTCACCGCATTGATCAAGAATTAGCTCAATTACCAGGGGGTCAAGATTGGTTTGATCAGTTATAA
- the leuC gene encoding 3-isopropylmalate dehydratase large subunit — protein MSERTLFDKVWELHTVGTLPSGQTQLFIGLHLIHEVTSPQAFAMLRDRNLSVLYPQRTVATVDHIVPTDNQARPFTDVLAEEMIQSLEKSCKEHNIRFYNIGSGNQGIVHVIAPEQGLTQPGMTIACGDSHTSTHGAFGAIAFGIGTSQVRDVLASQTLALGKLKVRRIEVNGELPPGVYAKDVVLHIIRTLGVKGGVGYAYEFAGSTLEGMSMEERMTICNMAIEGGARCGYVNPDQVTYEYLQGREFAPKGEDWEKAVAWWNSIRSDTDAVYDDVVKFDAADIAPTLTWGITPGQGMAVNELIPNLEQIPESDRDVAQEAYQYMEFAPGTPIKGTKVDVCFIGSCTNGRLSDLREAAKFAQGRKVANGVKAFVVPGSERVKQQAEAEGLDKIFEAAGFEWREAGCSMCLAMNPDKLQGNQVSASSSNRNFKGRQGSANGRTLLMSPAMVVAAAVNGVVTDVRELL, from the coding sequence ATGAGCGAAAGAACACTATTTGATAAAGTATGGGAGTTGCACACCGTTGGAACTCTCCCTTCAGGACAGACTCAACTCTTCATTGGTCTGCACCTGATCCATGAAGTCACCAGTCCCCAAGCCTTTGCGATGTTACGCGATCGCAATCTGAGCGTACTGTATCCCCAACGCACCGTCGCTACAGTTGATCATATCGTTCCCACCGATAATCAAGCCCGTCCGTTTACGGATGTATTGGCGGAAGAAATGATACAGTCCTTGGAGAAAAGCTGCAAAGAACACAATATCCGCTTTTATAATATCGGGTCGGGAAATCAAGGCATTGTTCACGTCATCGCACCGGAACAGGGGTTAACCCAACCGGGGATGACTATTGCTTGCGGAGACTCCCACACCTCGACTCATGGGGCATTTGGAGCGATCGCCTTTGGCATCGGGACATCTCAAGTTCGGGACGTTCTGGCTTCTCAAACCTTGGCGTTAGGGAAACTGAAGGTGCGCCGCATTGAAGTTAATGGAGAACTGCCTCCGGGGGTGTATGCCAAGGATGTTGTGCTGCATATTATCCGTACATTAGGGGTGAAAGGCGGTGTGGGGTATGCCTATGAATTCGCTGGAAGCACCCTTGAGGGTATGTCCATGGAAGAACGGATGACGATCTGTAATATGGCCATTGAAGGCGGTGCTCGATGTGGCTATGTTAACCCGGATCAAGTCACTTACGAGTATTTGCAGGGTCGAGAGTTTGCCCCTAAAGGAGAGGACTGGGAAAAAGCCGTTGCTTGGTGGAATAGTATCCGTAGTGACACGGATGCGGTTTATGATGATGTGGTAAAATTTGATGCTGCGGATATTGCCCCGACCCTAACGTGGGGGATTACCCCAGGTCAGGGAATGGCTGTTAACGAGTTGATTCCTAATTTAGAGCAGATTCCAGAAAGCGATCGGGATGTAGCCCAAGAAGCCTATCAATATATGGAATTTGCCCCTGGAACTCCCATCAAAGGTACAAAAGTGGATGTCTGTTTTATTGGCAGTTGTACCAATGGCCGCCTCAGTGACCTGCGGGAAGCGGCAAAATTTGCCCAAGGTCGGAAAGTTGCCAATGGGGTGAAAGCCTTTGTCGTGCCGGGTTCTGAACGGGTGAAGCAACAAGCGGAAGCGGAAGGATTGGATAAAATCTTTGAAGCCGCAGGGTTTGAATGGCGCGAGGCGGGGTGTTCCATGTGTTTGGCGATGAACCCTGATAAATTACAGGGAAATCAAGTCAGTGCCTCCTCTTCTAACCGTAATTTTAAAGGCCGTCAGGGTTCAGCTAACGGACGGACATTGTTAATGAGTCCGGCAATGGTGGTGGCGGCAGCAGTTAACGGGGTGGTTACGGATGTACGGGAGTTGTTGTAA
- a CDS encoding cupin domain-containing protein codes for MLKFHKLLSLVALTFLSSVAIVRSQQLQTPTNAYTQKVTREVLASGSPTEVQGRVLELVKYTIPPKSKLPVHIHPGMQIERVESGTLTYTVVKGSAKITRSNGKEETLEVGKTTRLNVGDALVEVGGMVHYGENETDNPVILLSASLFEEGKPKAILIDP; via the coding sequence ATGCTTAAATTTCACAAACTTCTCTCCCTGGTTGCGCTGACATTTTTAAGTAGTGTTGCGATCGTTAGAAGTCAACAACTGCAAACCCCGACTAATGCTTACACTCAGAAAGTGACTCGTGAAGTCTTAGCCAGTGGTTCTCCCACAGAAGTACAAGGTCGCGTCTTAGAATTAGTTAAATATACAATTCCCCCTAAGAGTAAGTTACCTGTTCATATTCATCCAGGGATGCAAATTGAACGGGTAGAGTCGGGAACTTTGACTTATACGGTTGTTAAAGGTTCAGCTAAAATTACTCGTTCTAATGGCAAAGAAGAAACGTTAGAAGTGGGAAAAACTACCCGTTTAAATGTTGGGGATGCGTTAGTTGAAGTGGGAGGAATGGTACATTATGGTGAAAATGAAACCGATAACCCAGTAATTTTATTATCCGCTTCTTTATTTGAAGAAGGCAAACCCAAAGCGATTTTAATTGACCCTTGA
- a CDS encoding Uma2 family endonuclease, protein MIQTLNGILTLEEFLNLPETKPASEYIDGEIIQKPMSGGKHSAIRGEIVTVINNIAEEQAIALALPELRCTFGGRSIVPDVAVFVWDRIPLDEDGDIANTFNAHPDWTIEILSPEQSTTKVTQKILHCLNSGCQMGWLIVPEEKSIFVYPSGQQPIFLEELDAVIPVPEFISNLTLTLRDIFSWLKVNPS, encoded by the coding sequence ATGATACAAACGCTTAACGGAATATTGACCTTAGAAGAATTTCTAAACTTACCTGAAACCAAACCCGCTAGTGAATATATCGATGGTGAAATTATCCAGAAACCGATGTCAGGAGGAAAACATAGTGCAATTCGGGGAGAAATTGTTACTGTTATTAATAATATCGCTGAAGAACAAGCGATCGCATTAGCTTTACCTGAGTTAAGATGTACCTTTGGGGGTCGTTCTATTGTTCCTGATGTAGCAGTTTTTGTATGGGATCGAATTCCCCTGGATGAAGATGGAGATATTGCTAATACGTTTAATGCCCATCCTGACTGGACGATTGAAATTTTATCACCTGAACAAAGCACCACTAAAGTTACTCAAAAGATTTTACATTGTTTAAATTCGGGTTGCCAGATGGGTTGGTTAATTGTTCCAGAGGAAAAGTCTATTTTTGTTTATCCTTCAGGACAACAACCAATATTTTTAGAGGAATTGGATGCTGTAATTCCAGTTCCTGAATTTATCTCTAATTTAACTTTAACCTTAAGGGATATCTTCAGTTGGTTAAAGGTGAATCCTAGTTAA
- a CDS encoding Uma2 family endonuclease, translated as MNQTLAKSMKWTTADLELLSNDEWKRYEIIAGELFVTRAPDWNHQEVSGNIYAELRDWSRRTNLGKAVMTPGIIYTESDNVILDVVWVSREKLATLLDSAGHLTGSPELVVEVLSPGKESERRDKQVKLKLYSTQGVQEYWIVDRYQQQVQVYRRQNHQLILAETLLITDEITSPLLPEFRCQVELFFN; from the coding sequence ATGAATCAAACTCTTGCAAAATCAATGAAGTGGACGACAGCCGATTTAGAGTTATTGTCAAATGATGAGTGGAAACGTTATGAAATTATTGCGGGAGAATTATTTGTGACTAGAGCACCAGATTGGAATCATCAAGAAGTTTCTGGTAATATTTATGCAGAATTAAGAGATTGGTCACGTCGCACAAACTTAGGAAAAGCTGTGATGACACCTGGAATTATTTATACTGAATCTGATAATGTTATTCTTGATGTGGTTTGGGTGAGTCGGGAAAAATTAGCGACTTTATTAGATAGTGCTGGACATCTGACAGGTTCTCCTGAATTAGTAGTTGAAGTATTATCTCCAGGAAAAGAAAGCGAAAGACGAGATAAACAAGTGAAGTTAAAACTCTATTCGACTCAAGGTGTTCAGGAATATTGGATTGTTGATCGCTATCAACAGCAAGTTCAAGTTTATCGTCGTCAAAATCATCAGTTAATTTTAGCTGAAACGTTATTAATAACTGATGAAATTACTTCTCCCCTTTTACCCGAATTTCGCTGTCAAGTTGAACTATTTTTTAATTAA
- a CDS encoding HAMP domain-containing histidine kinase, whose amino-acid sequence MTQAEKYHLLSRLRGSLSSRNPRFSSLAKQLRSSLLFVGLLSVLTSGGLLTYLSYHAQMKQLQALQKERSQVIAYQINNYIDDLQRKLSYLARVKGLTDLPPKFQRNLIEGLVRHNDAYHLVAILNRRGEVESFWVGDDQSLRTNYTDSPLFIRPFKQQEDYVGSIEFDPHDRKYKMVMSVPIRNNSDQIDGVLFAEINLSFLSFILSQTKAGNTGYVYVVDERNRVFFASKNKPKNFHVQNLKNPKIIHSIQGALPEEELKLNRYWGLKNVEVLGATSLIPSVNWFLVVELPITEAYSPISHMIFAMGGTIILITGFAIGMGIFHSRQIILPLKKLTKAALQISQGDLKTQVEVQCSNELGVLATSFNQMTTQIDELFAAIEKERNFIAAILDIAGALVVLLDAKGRIVRFNRAFEQTTQYTFDEIRNRYVWEVFLDPNEAPKFKANFTFLLIDQYPKYYEACWITKHGEQRIISWSDTVLLNEAKEINYIVSVGVDVTEQRNAEQALRNSEKRYATLAEISPVGIFHTDNNGNCLYVNQRWCEIAGLTIEEAMGKGWSRALYPPDQMKVFQDWENCAKNQVQFGSEYRLQRPDGKITWVYGQAAAEINSDGEILAYVGTITDITDRKQAEEAMRQAKEEAEIALTNFRKAQTQLIQAEKMSSLGQLVAGVAHEINNPVNFIYGNLTHAQEYTDTLLSLIKLYQDHYPNPSPEIIDFSEEWDVNFLIEDIHNILKSMKMGANRIREIVLSLRNFSRLDEAEMKAVDIHEGIDNTLLILHNRLKDNSQRQAIQVIKKYGRIPLVECYAGQLNQVFMNLISNAIDALESSSPSFTQQQQNPHQITIQTELFDPQWIRIKIADNGIGMPETVKSNLFNPFFTTKPVGKGTGLGLSISYQIIVERHKGSIQCHSQLGQGTEFIIEIPLRQHGFFSI is encoded by the coding sequence ATGACTCAAGCGGAGAAATATCATCTTTTATCTAGGCTTCGGGGTTCTCTTTCGTCTCGTAACCCTCGATTTTCTTCCCTTGCCAAACAACTCCGTAGCAGTTTACTCTTTGTAGGATTACTGAGTGTTTTAACCAGTGGCGGATTGTTAACTTATCTCAGTTATCACGCTCAGATGAAACAGTTACAAGCACTCCAAAAAGAGCGATCGCAAGTGATTGCCTATCAAATTAATAACTATATAGATGATTTACAACGAAAATTAAGTTATTTAGCACGGGTTAAAGGGTTAACAGATTTACCCCCTAAGTTTCAAAGAAACTTGATAGAAGGATTGGTTCGTCATAATGATGCCTATCACCTAGTTGCTATTTTAAATCGTCGAGGAGAAGTAGAAAGTTTTTGGGTGGGTGATGATCAAAGTTTGAGAACAAATTATACAGATTCACCGTTATTTATTAGACCTTTTAAACAGCAGGAAGATTATGTAGGTTCTATTGAGTTTGATCCTCATGATCGAAAATATAAAATGGTGATGTCTGTTCCAATTCGCAATAATTCAGATCAAATTGATGGCGTTTTATTTGCTGAAATCAATTTAAGTTTTCTGAGCTTTATTTTATCACAGACTAAAGCAGGAAATACAGGGTATGTTTATGTTGTGGATGAACGAAACCGAGTTTTTTTTGCATCTAAAAATAAACCCAAAAATTTTCATGTCCAAAATTTAAAGAATCCTAAGATTATTCATTCAATTCAAGGCGCTTTACCAGAAGAAGAATTAAAGCTTAATCGTTATTGGGGATTAAAAAATGTAGAAGTTTTAGGTGCGACATCTTTGATTCCTAGCGTGAATTGGTTTTTAGTTGTTGAACTGCCAATTACAGAAGCTTATTCTCCCATCTCTCACATGATTTTTGCCATGGGAGGAACAATTATTTTAATTACAGGTTTTGCCATTGGTATGGGTATATTTCACAGTCGGCAAATTATTTTACCTTTAAAGAAATTAACTAAAGCTGCATTACAAATTAGTCAAGGAGATTTAAAAACCCAAGTTGAGGTGCAATGTTCTAATGAATTAGGGGTATTAGCCACAAGCTTTAATCAAATGACGACTCAAATTGATGAGTTATTTGCAGCGATTGAAAAGGAGCGAAATTTTATTGCTGCTATTTTAGATATTGCAGGCGCGTTAGTGGTTTTACTGGATGCTAAAGGTCGAATTGTTCGCTTTAACCGAGCCTTTGAACAAACAACCCAATACACGTTTGATGAAATTAGAAATCGCTATGTTTGGGAAGTCTTTTTAGACCCTAATGAAGCCCCAAAATTCAAAGCAAATTTTACTTTTTTACTCATTGATCAATATCCTAAATATTACGAAGCTTGTTGGATAACAAAACATGGAGAACAACGAATTATTAGTTGGTCGGATACTGTCTTACTCAATGAAGCTAAAGAAATTAACTATATTGTAAGTGTTGGTGTGGATGTAACAGAACAGCGAAATGCGGAACAAGCACTACGAAATAGCGAGAAACGGTATGCAACATTAGCTGAAATTTCTCCCGTGGGAATTTTCCATACAGATAATAATGGAAACTGTCTTTATGTCAATCAACGATGGTGTGAAATTGCTGGATTAACAATCGAGGAAGCGATGGGAAAAGGTTGGTCTCGTGCCCTTTATCCTCCCGATCAGATGAAGGTGTTTCAAGACTGGGAAAACTGTGCTAAAAATCAAGTTCAATTTGGGTCTGAATACCGCTTACAACGTCCTGATGGCAAGATTACTTGGGTCTATGGTCAAGCTGCTGCTGAGATTAATTCCGATGGAGAAATTCTAGCTTATGTGGGGACAATTACAGATATTACCGATCGCAAACAAGCAGAGGAAGCTATGCGACAAGCAAAAGAAGAAGCCGAAATTGCATTAACCAATTTTCGTAAAGCTCAAACCCAATTAATTCAAGCGGAAAAAATGTCGAGTTTAGGTCAATTGGTAGCTGGGGTTGCCCATGAAATTAATAATCCAGTTAACTTTATTTATGGTAACTTAACCCACGCTCAAGAATACACAGATACACTATTGAGTTTGATTAAACTTTACCAAGATCATTATCCTAATCCTTCCCCAGAAATTATTGATTTTTCTGAGGAATGGGATGTTAATTTTTTAATTGAAGATATACATAATATTCTAAAATCCATGAAAATGGGGGCTAACCGAATCCGAGAAATTGTTCTTTCACTTCGTAATTTTTCTCGGTTAGATGAAGCTGAAATGAAAGCGGTTGATATCCATGAAGGTATTGATAATACTTTGTTGATTTTACATAATCGCTTAAAAGATAACTCTCAACGTCAAGCCATTCAAGTGATTAAAAAATATGGTCGTATTCCTTTAGTAGAATGTTATGCTGGGCAATTAAATCAAGTGTTTATGAATTTGATTTCTAATGCAATTGATGCTTTAGAAAGTAGTAGTCCTTCCTTTACCCAACAACAGCAAAATCCTCATCAAATTACAATTCAAACGGAACTTTTTGATCCGCAATGGATTAGAATCAAAATTGCTGATAATGGTATAGGAATGCCAGAAACTGTTAAATCTAACTTATTTAATCCTTTCTTTACAACAAAACCTGTCGGGAAAGGAACCGGGCTAGGGTTATCGATTAGTTATCAAATTATTGTAGAAAGACACAAAGGTTCAATTCAATGTCATTCTCAACTCGGTCAAGGAACAGAGTTTATAATTGAAATTCCCTTACGTCAACATGGGTTCTTCAGTATTTAG
- a CDS encoding nucleotidyl transferase AbiEii/AbiGii toxin family protein codes for MVIQSNVYKIIAVLHQLNTNFLQDCHAYFGGGTFICLNYGEYRLSKDIDFLCSTGSGYRLLRQSLGPNKYNALFNTQNNITFHQEIQANQYGIRFPLLIEETLIKFEIIMEGRIELEAPDFPQWSSVPCLSLIDCFAEKLLANADRWIDSSVESRDLIDLAVLRFNASIPPQAIAKSEAAYPVIKPLKEAIANFQQKPNYRDKCFQSLRINNPVTIIDGLDLLAVDFGLEPTERTFRECLNQDEFI; via the coding sequence TTGGTTATTCAATCAAATGTTTACAAAATTATTGCTGTTCTCCATCAACTTAATACTAATTTCTTACAAGACTGTCACGCTTATTTTGGCGGAGGAACATTCATCTGTTTAAACTATGGAGAATATCGCCTGAGTAAAGATATTGATTTTCTCTGTTCCACAGGTTCCGGTTATCGATTATTAAGGCAATCTCTGGGCCCAAATAAATATAACGCTTTATTTAATACTCAAAATAATATCACATTTCACCAAGAAATACAAGCCAATCAATATGGAATTAGATTTCCTTTATTAATAGAAGAAACCTTAATCAAATTTGAAATTATTATGGAAGGAAGAATTGAACTAGAAGCACCCGATTTTCCTCAATGGTCGTCTGTTCCTTGTTTAAGTTTAATTGATTGTTTTGCCGAAAAATTATTAGCTAATGCTGACCGATGGATTGATAGTTCAGTAGAATCACGGGATTTAATTGATTTAGCCGTATTAAGATTCAATGCTTCTATTCCTCCCCAAGCGATCGCAAAATCAGAAGCAGCTTATCCGGTAATTAAACCGTTAAAGGAGGCGATCGCAAATTTTCAACAAAAACCCAATTATAGAGACAAATGTTTTCAATCTCTGAGAATTAATAACCCTGTTACGATTATTGACGGTTTAGATTTATTAGCGGTTGATTTTGGGTTAGAACCCACAGAAAGAACGTTTAGGGAATGTTTAAATCAAGATGAGTTTATTTAA
- a CDS encoding BMP family lipoprotein: protein MLQIPKCLTNFLLGIITLVIIVSCSSSNQKELTTSPSDSQSQFKVASIVSGSIQDGSWSQASYEGLKLIEKEYNAKINYTENVSETDSEALIRRYAEQGYDLIIGHSGGYIQAMENVAQDFPETKFALVTTYPGNNKNLGAVAFRSGEVGYLTGVLAAMKTKTNKVGYMVGDDYPVYREEEALFRRGATATKPQIEVYTKFLKTWTNAEKGKKVVEDWLGKGVDIFAINADEAGTPGLKLASEKPGVYGIGWTKDQSNLVPGKILTSVLQNIPELVLKIATLVQQGRWEGKQYKYGLREQIYGFAPFRGTLTAEEEAKFNQVKEQVVTGKIDITPSELTTDYNK, encoded by the coding sequence ATGCTCCAGATACCCAAATGTTTAACAAATTTCCTACTGGGAATTATTACTTTAGTGATTATTGTGAGTTGTAGCTCTTCTAATCAAAAAGAATTAACAACCTCTCCCTCAGATTCCCAGAGTCAATTTAAAGTCGCTAGTATTGTATCGGGTTCTATTCAAGATGGGAGTTGGAGCCAAGCCAGTTATGAAGGATTAAAATTAATTGAAAAAGAATATAATGCTAAAATTAATTATACTGAAAATGTATCCGAAACTGATAGTGAAGCCTTAATTCGTCGCTATGCTGAACAGGGATATGACTTAATTATCGGTCATAGTGGGGGTTATATTCAAGCCATGGAAAATGTCGCTCAAGATTTTCCAGAGACAAAATTCGCTTTAGTAACTACCTATCCAGGGAATAATAAAAACTTAGGCGCTGTTGCTTTTCGTTCTGGGGAAGTCGGTTATTTGACGGGAGTATTAGCCGCGATGAAAACTAAAACGAATAAAGTGGGTTATATGGTAGGAGATGATTACCCCGTTTATCGAGAAGAAGAAGCATTATTTAGACGAGGTGCAACCGCAACAAAACCCCAAATAGAAGTTTATACGAAGTTCTTAAAAACTTGGACAAACGCAGAGAAAGGTAAAAAAGTTGTTGAAGATTGGTTAGGAAAAGGCGTTGATATTTTTGCGATTAATGCCGATGAAGCTGGAACTCCAGGCTTAAAATTAGCGAGTGAGAAACCCGGCGTTTATGGGATTGGTTGGACGAAAGATCAATCTAATCTCGTCCCTGGAAAAATTTTAACCAGTGTCTTACAAAATATTCCTGAATTAGTCTTAAAAATTGCAACATTAGTTCAGCAAGGACGATGGGAAGGCAAACAATATAAATATGGGTTACGAGAACAAATTTATGGTTTTGCACCCTTTAGAGGCACATTAACGGCGGAAGAAGAGGCGAAATTTAATCAGGTTAAAGAACAAGTAGTAACTGGAAAAATTGATATTACCCCTTCAGAGCTAACAACAGACTACAATAAATAA
- the uvrC gene encoding excinuclease ABC subunit UvrC, which translates to MSSIITLPLVKDSERLEKQLRDIPPVPGVYLMRDHQDNILYIGKSKKLRSRVRSYFRDYNHHTPRIALMVQQITEIEFIVTDTEAEALALEANLVKQHQPHFNVLLKDDKKYPYLCITWSEDYPRIFITRKRRLGNPKDRYYGPYVDTRVLRNTLHLIKQIFPLRQRPKPLFKDRPCLNYDIGRCPGVCQLLISPEDYRKIVQKVAMIFQGRSTELIDHLTEQMEQAAEALNFETAARIRDQIQGLQSLNSEQKVSLSDDRVSRDAIALAANSKQACVQLFQIRAGQLVGRLGFTAEVPPGLKLTEMGLILQRVLEEHYQTVDAVEIPSEILVQYELPDESILTDWLSDHKGKKVTILTPQRQLKAELIEMVQRNAEYELERVQKLSDRNTAALEDLAEILDLPDLPHRIEGYDISHIQGSDAVASRVVFIEGLPAQQYYRHYKIKNPNVHAGHSDDFASLAEVMRRRCRDYSTSTDKPDLIMIDGGKGQLSAVVTVLQEMNLLEEIRVISLAKQREEIFLPGETFPLETDPEQPGVQLLRRLRDEAHRFAINFHRNKRSERMKRSHLDDIPGLGHHRQKLLLAHFRSLDYIRMATVEQLAEVSGIGPKLAQQIYDYFH; encoded by the coding sequence ATGTCATCTATTATAACTCTTCCTTTAGTTAAAGATTCAGAACGTTTAGAAAAACAGTTACGAGATATTCCTCCGGTTCCTGGGGTGTATTTGATGCGAGATCATCAGGATAATATTCTTTATATTGGCAAGTCTAAAAAATTGCGATCGCGGGTTCGTTCTTATTTTCGAGACTATAATCATCACACTCCTCGCATTGCTTTAATGGTGCAACAAATTACGGAGATAGAATTTATTGTCACAGATACAGAAGCAGAAGCATTAGCCTTAGAAGCCAATTTAGTTAAACAACATCAACCCCATTTTAATGTTCTGCTTAAAGATGATAAAAAATATCCTTATTTATGTATTACTTGGTCAGAAGATTATCCACGAATTTTTATTACCCGTAAACGTCGGTTAGGAAACCCAAAAGATCGCTATTATGGCCCTTATGTGGATACAAGGGTATTGCGGAATACACTGCATTTAATCAAGCAAATTTTTCCCTTGCGTCAACGTCCAAAACCGTTATTTAAAGATCGGCCTTGTTTGAATTATGATATCGGTCGATGTCCGGGGGTTTGTCAACTGTTAATATCCCCAGAAGACTATCGAAAAATTGTTCAAAAAGTAGCGATGATTTTTCAAGGTCGATCAACGGAACTCATTGATCATTTAACAGAACAAATGGAACAAGCTGCTGAAGCTTTAAACTTTGAAACAGCGGCTCGAATTCGAGATCAAATTCAAGGATTACAATCTTTAAATTCCGAGCAAAAAGTCTCTTTATCTGATGATCGAGTCTCACGAGATGCGATCGCATTGGCTGCGAATTCTAAACAAGCTTGTGTGCAGTTATTTCAAATTCGAGCCGGACAATTAGTGGGACGGTTAGGGTTTACCGCAGAAGTTCCACCGGGGTTAAAATTAACAGAAATGGGATTAATTTTACAACGGGTTTTAGAAGAACATTATCAAACCGTTGATGCGGTTGAAATTCCCAGCGAAATTTTAGTTCAATATGAGTTACCTGATGAATCTATTTTAACCGATTGGTTAAGCGATCACAAGGGTAAAAAAGTGACAATTTTAACGCCACAACGCCAACTCAAAGCCGAGTTAATTGAGATGGTTCAACGCAATGCTGAGTATGAATTAGAACGAGTACAAAAATTAAGCGATCGCAATACCGCAGCCTTAGAAGATTTAGCAGAAATTCTGGATTTACCCGACCTTCCTCACCGTATAGAAGGGTATGATATTTCCCATATTCAAGGGTCAGATGCTGTGGCTTCCCGTGTGGTATTTATTGAAGGTTTACCCGCCCAACAATACTATCGCCATTATAAGATTAAAAACCCCAACGTTCACGCCGGACATTCCGATGATTTTGCCAGTTTAGCTGAAGTGATGCGACGGCGTTGTCGAGACTATTCTACCTCAACAGATAAACCGGATTTAATTATGATTGATGGGGGAAAAGGTCAACTGTCTGCGGTGGTCACCGTCTTACAAGAAATGAACTTATTAGAGGAAATTCGAGTGATCAGTTTAGCTAAACAGAGGGAAGAAATCTTTCTTCCTGGGGAAACCTTTCCTTTAGAAACAGATCCCGAACAACCCGGAGTTCAACTGTTAAGAAGATTACGGGATGAAGCCCATCGGTTTGCCATTAATTTCCATCGAAATAAACGCAGTGAAAGAATGAAGCGATCACATTTAGATGACATTCCAGGGTTAGGACATCATCGCCAGAAATTACTTTTAGCTCATTTTCGTTCCCTGGATTATATTAGAATGGCGACCGTCGAACAATTAGCTGAAGTGTCAGGAATTGGCCCCAAATTAGCTCAACAAATCTATGATTATTTTCATTAA
- the leuD gene encoding 3-isopropylmalate dehydratase small subunit, translating to MSKIQNLSGTGIPLVGSDIDTDRIIPARFLRCVTFDGLGEQVFADDRQQMQGQHPFDLPEYQGANILVVNANFGCGSSREHAPQAIAKWGIKAIIGESFAEIFFGNCVAIGIPCVTAEPEAVKAFQETLKANPQATVKVDLEAMKAHCEDLTIDVNMNAGSRQSFITGLWDSCGQLLANVEQIQVIAAKLPYLHWAS from the coding sequence ATGAGTAAAATTCAAAATCTTTCAGGAACAGGAATTCCTTTAGTGGGGAGTGATATTGATACCGATCGGATTATTCCTGCCCGGTTTTTACGGTGTGTTACCTTTGATGGATTAGGGGAACAAGTTTTTGCGGATGATCGCCAACAAATGCAAGGTCAACATCCCTTTGATTTGCCCGAATATCAAGGAGCCAATATATTAGTTGTGAATGCTAATTTTGGTTGTGGTTCTTCACGGGAACACGCTCCTCAAGCGATCGCCAAATGGGGGATTAAAGCCATTATTGGAGAAAGTTTTGCAGAAATATTCTTCGGCAATTGTGTCGCCATTGGAATTCCTTGTGTTACCGCAGAACCAGAGGCGGTTAAGGCATTTCAAGAGACATTAAAAGCCAATCCGCAAGCAACGGTTAAGGTTGATTTAGAGGCAATGAAAGCCCACTGCGAAGATTTGACAATTGATGTGAATATGAATGCAGGTTCTCGTCAATCGTTTATAACGGGACTGTGGGATAGTTGCGGACAATTACTGGCTAATGTTGAGCAAATTCAAGTAATAGCCGCAAAATTACCTTATCTGCATTGGGCAAGTTAA